The window CGGCTATTCCACCGAGGCCGTCACTGACACGATCTTGCGGCGAATGCCGGACTATATCCACTATATTTGCCCGCAGTTCACCGAAACCGACATCAATTTCCAGCGTGTGCCGACGGTCGATACCTCGAATCCCTTCATCGCGCGCTGGATACCGACGCCGGATGAATCGATGGTGGTGATTCGCTTCAAGACGCCGCGCGGCATCGATTTTCCCTATCTGCTGTCGATGATCCCCAACAGCTTCATGTCGCGCGCGAACTCGATCGTCATTCACGGATCGAAGCTCGATCTGGCGATGCAGTTGATCCTGACGCCGCTGATCATGCAGTTGATCGAGCGCAAACGGGGCGCGAAATAACGATTGTCGAAAAAACCAGATCGGAGGACCCATGGCACGCATCACGTTAAGGCAATTGCTGGATCACGCCGCCGAGCAGGGCTACGGCGTGCCGGCGTTCAACGTCAACAATATGGAGCAGGGGCTGGCGATCATGGATGCCGCGGCGGCGGTCGATGCGCCCGTCATCATCCAGGCGTCGCGCGGCGCGCGGTCATATGCCAACGACATCATGCTGGCGAAGATGATCGACGCGCTGGAGGAGATGTATCCGCAGATCCCGCTCTGCATGCATCAGGACCACGGCAATGAGGAAGCCACCTGTGCCACCGCGATCAAGCACGGCTTTACCTCGGTGATGATGGACGGCTCGCTGAAGGCCGACGCCAAGACGGCCGCCGATTATCAGTACAATGTCGACATCACCCGCCGCGTCGTCGATATCGCGCACTGGATCGGCGCCTCCGTCGAAGGCGAACTCGGTGTGCTCGGCTCGCTGGAGCACGGCGGCGGCGAGCAGGAGGATGGCCACGGCGTCGAAGGCGCCGTCAGCCACGACCAGTTGCTCACCGATCCGGATCAGGCTGTCGATTTCGTCCGCGCCACCAAGGTCGATGCGCTGGCGATCGCGATGGGCACCTCGCATGGCGCCTACAAATTCTCGCGCAAGCCGGATGGCGACATTCTCGCCATGAACGTGGTCGAGGAGATTCATCGCCGGTTGCCGAACATTCATCTGGTGATGCACGGCTCCTCTTCAGTACCGCAGCCGCTGCAGGACATGTTCAACGAATTCGGTGGCGAGATGCCGCAGACCTGGGGCGTACCGGTTGACGAGATCGTCCGCGGCATCCGGCATGGTGTCCGCAAAGTCAATATCGACACCGACTGTCGCCTCGCGATGACATCCGCGTTCCGCAAGGTGGCCGCATCGAACAAGAACGAGTTTGATCCGCGCAAATTCCTCAAGCCCGCGATGGATGCGATGCGCGATCTCTGTCGCGAGCGCTTCGAACAATTCGGCACCGCCGGCCACGCGTCGAAGATCAAGGTGATTCCGCTTTCGGAGATGGCGAAGCGCTATCGCTCGGGCGCGCTCGATCCGCAGATCGGCATGGCCGCTGCTGCGGAATAAATTGACGAATTATCGATCCCGACCCGCTGATAACAACCTGAGGAGGCCCCACATGAACGAGCATACTTCGATCACGGTCCGCGGCAAGGATCGCTACAAGTCCGGTGTCATGGAATACAAGAAGATGGGCTACTGGGAGCCCGATTACGTGCCGAAGGACACCGACATCATCGCCCTGTTCCGGGTCACGCCGCAGGACGGCGTCGATCCGATCGAGGCGTCCGCGGCAGTGGCCGGTGAATCCTCGACGGCAACCTGGACGGTGGTGTGGACCGATCGGCTGACCGCGGCGGAAAAATACCGCGCCAAATGCTACCGCGTCGATCCCGTGCCGAATTCGCCCGGTCAGTATTTTGCTTATATCGCTTACGACCTCGATCTGTTCGAGAACGGCTCGATCGCCAACCTTTCGGCCTCGATCATCGGCAATGTGTTCGGCTTCAAGCCGCTCAAGGCATTGCGGCTCGAGGACATGCGGTTGCCGGTGGCCTATGTGAAGACGTTCCAGGGGCCAGCGACCGGTATCGTGGTGGAGCGCGAGCGGATGGACAAGTTCGGCCGCCCGCTGCTCGGCGCGACGGTGAAGCCGAAGCTCGGGCTGTCCGGCCGCAACTACGGCCGCGTCGTCTATGAGGCGTTGAAAGGCGGGCTCGATTTCACCAAGGACGACGAGAACATCAACTCGCAGCCCTTCATGCACTGGCGCGAGCGCTTCCTCTATTGCATGGAGGCCGTCAACAAGGCGCAGGCCGCATCCGGCGAGATCAAGGGGACGTACCTCAACGTCACCGCCGGTACCATGGAGGACATGTACGAGCGCGCCGAATTTGCCAAGGAACTCGGCTCCGTCATCATCATGATCGATCTGGTGATCGGCTACACCGCGATCCAGTCGATGGCGAAATGGGCGCGGCGCAACGACATGATCCTGCATCTGCACCGCGCCGGCCATTCCACCTATACGCGGCAGCGCAGCCACGGCGTCTCGTTCCGCGTGATCGCGAAATGGATGCGACTCGCCGGCGTCGACCACATCCATGCCGGCACCGTGGTCGGCAAGCTGGAAGGCGATCCCGCAACGACGAAAGGCTATTACGACATCTGCCGCGAGGATCACAATCCGATGAAGCTCGAACACGGCGTGTTCTTCGAGCAGGATTGGGCGAGCCTCAACAAGCTGATGCCGGTGGCGTCCGGCGGCATTCATGCCGGCCAGATGCATCAGCTGCTCGATCATCTCGGCGAAGACGTGATCCTGCAGTTCGGCGGCGGCACCATCGGCCATCCGATGGGCATTCAGGCCGGCGCCACGGCGAACCGCGTCGCGCTGGAGGCGATGATCCTCGCCCGCAACGAAGGCCGTGACTATCTGCACGAAGGCCCGGAGATTTTAGCGAAGGCAGCGCTGACCTGCACGCCGTTGAAATCCGCGCTGGAGGTCTGGAAGAACGTCACCTTCAACTACGAATCCACCGACATGCCGGATTATGTCCCCACCCCCAGCGTGGCCATGTAAGGAGCACAACGATGCGCGTGACCCAAGGTTGCTTTTCGTTCCTGCCCGATCTCACGGATGAGCAGATCACGAAACAAGTACAATACTGCCTGGAGAAGGGCTGGGCGGTGAATATCGAGTTCACCGATGATCCGCACCCCCGCAATAACTTCTGGGAGATGTGGGGCCTGCCGATGTTCGACCTGCGCGACGCCGCCGGTGTGCTCATGGAGCTCAACGAATGCCGCAAGGTCTATGGCGACCGCTATATCCGGCTCTCGGCGTTCGATTCCAGCCATGGCTGGGAGTCGGTGAGGATCTCCTTCATCGTCAACCGGCCGAAGCAGGAGCCCGGCTTCCGCCTCGAACGCCATGAGGTCAACGGCCGCAACATCCGCTATACCACCAAATCCTACGCCGTCGATCGTCCCGAGGGCCAGCGCTACGGTGGATCATGAATGCGCTGGCTACCGCCGATGGCGGCGGCGCGCCGGTCGAGCAGATCGATCTGCGCCGTGAGTTCAACGAGGTTGGCATCGGCGAAGTGCTGGATCAGCTCGATCGCGAATTGATCGGGCTGAAGCCGGTGAAGACGCGAATTCGCGAGATCGCGTCGCTGTTAATGATCGAGCGAATCCGCAAGCGCATGGGGCTGACCTCAGAAGTCCCGACGCTGCACATGTCCTTCACCGGCAATCCTGGCACCGGCAAGACCACGGTGGCGCTGCGGATCGCCAGCATCCTGCACAAGCTTGGCTTCGTCCGACGTGGCCAGGTGGTGTCCGTGACGCGTGACGAACTGGTGGGCCAGTACATCGGCCATACCGCGCCGAAGACCAAGGAGATCCTGAAGAAGGCGATGGGCGGCGTGCTGTTCATCGACGAGGCCTATTATCTGCACCGGCCCGATAACGAGCGCGACTACGGCCAGGAGGCGATCGAGATCCTGCTGCAGGTAATGGAATCGCAGCGCGAGGATCTCGTGGTGATCCTCGCCGGCTATGGCGACCGGATGGACAAGTTCTTCGCCAGCAATCCCGGCTTCCGCTCCCGTATCGCGCATCACATCGATTTTCCGGACTATGCCGATGAGGAACTGTTTGCCATTGCCGATCTGATGTTGCACGAGATGAACTACAAGTTCACGCCCGAATCCCGCGACGCCTTCGTGCGCTATATTGCCTTGCGCAAGACGCAACCGCTGTTCTCCAATGCACGTTCGATCCGCAATGCGCTCGATCGCATCCGGCTGCGCCAGGCCAACCGCCTGGTGGCGGATCTGGACCGCGTGCTGACCGCCGACGACATCATGTCGATCGAACCGTCGGATGTGCTGGCGAGCCGTGTGTTTGGAGCGATTCAAAATCCATGAGGCTTGAGGCCTTCTAAAGCGCTTGGCCGGAAATCGGTTGAGCGGGGCGCGGCCGCGTCCTAGAAATTCGCGGGGTCGCAAAGGACACGCCACATGCTCGTGCAACAGGTCAAGGTCTCGGATATCACCGACGAAAACTCGGCGCAGACCTATCTCGATCAGGCAATCATGACGACGTTCTGCCGCGTGCTCGACACATCCCGGCTGTCGCCCGCCGTGGTGATGCGGCTACTGGCGACCGCGCTCGGCGCCACCTACCGCGAAGTCGCCGCCGCGCATCAGGATGGGCAATGCCCCTGCGGCTGGTGCCCGTTGCCGGCGATCGATATCGAGACGCTGCGGTCCTCGCTGGAAGATGCAGCTGCGCCGAAGCGCGCCGACGATCTCCACGCCATGCCGGTGGCCGGCCGGGCGTAAGCCCTGCACGGCACACGACTCGGCCCTGCTCTCGTTCAGCGCGATCGGAAGTTGCTGCAGGAAGCGGCGCGTGAATTTCGTCTTGCGGCATTGCGTAGCTATGCAAACGCGCGACACGCCATTGCCAATCGCATCATTAAAATCAAACGGTTGCCAGGTACGGATTATCCGTGCTGCAATGTTTGAAAGGACACGCATCAATGCGCGCCTAATAATGATATGGGAGACGACGTTCATGCCGAAGCGGATCGCTGTCCGGATTCTGTTCTCGATCGTTTGTGCCTTTGCTTCATTCGGCGCCTCAGCCGCCGAAGTCGCCAAAGTCCGCATCGGCCTGCAATACGGTCTCACTTATTTGCCTGTGGTGGTTGCGCAGAGCGCGGGGCTGTTCGACAAGAGCGCCAAAGCTCAGGGCCTGCCCGGGCTGGAGGTCGAACTCAACCGCTTCAGCGGCTCGACCGCCATGAACGAGGCTCTGCTGTCCAACAGCATCGATTTCGGAACGCTGGGCACCGCCGGCGCGCTGATTGCCTGGGACAAGACGCGCGGCCGGCAGCAGATCAAGAGCATCGGCGCGCTGACATCGATCACCTATGCGCTCTATACCAACCGCGCCAATATCAAGTCGCTGGCCGATTTCACGCCGAACGAAAAGATAGCGGTACCGGCCTTCAATTCGCCGCAAGCGATTCTGTTGCGCGTGGCCGCGGCGAAAGCGTTTGGCGATGCGGCGAAAGCCGATGCCTTGATGATCAGCCTGCCGCATCCCGATGCGACGGCAGCGCTGCTGAGCGGGCAGGTGATCGGCGGCTATTTCGCCACGCCGCCGTTCATCCAGGTTCTGGAAAAGGACAAGCGCGTGCACGAGGTGCTGAAATCCAGTTCGCTGACCAGCGGCAGCAACATCACCGGTGCAACACTGGCGGGGATGCAGAATTTTGTCGATGCCAATCCCAGGGTTGCGCAGGCGATGCTGACAGGATTGGAAGATGCCGCCAAACTCATTCGCGATGACCCCAAACGGGCGGCCGAAATCTATCTGGCCTCGGAAAAGGTTCAACTCGGCGTGGAAGAGGTCCAGCGCATCCTGTCCGATGGTTCCATGACCTTTTCGGCGTCGCCGGAAGGGATCGAGGCCTTCGCCAAATTCATGCTGGATCAGGGCATGCTGACCAAGCTGCCTGGCAGCTGGAAGGACGTGTTCTTCCCGATGATCGGCGACCGCAAGGGCAGCTAGGCCTGCGCCGCACAGCGATGAATCAATATGCAGGGCGCTTATATTCGCGTCTTGCCTATATCGGGGCATGCATTAAATACAGCGGTGTCCGATCAGACGATGTGGGAGAGATCGGCACGGGCTTAGGCCTTGTGCCGGCGCCGAAGGAGCAACCCCCCGGGAAACTCTCAGGCACCAGGGACTGCATCGTTGGACAATCTGGAGAGAGACGCTTCGAGCGTCCACCGAAGGGGAAATCTGGCGCTTTAAGCGTTGGATCACGCTCTCAGGTACCGTGACAGATGGGGATAGCCGGCTCGGACGACGTCCAGGCCATGTCTTCAATTCTGTGCGAAAGAGAACTTCCGTGTCCCATATTGCCGTGATCGGCGCCGGTATCACCGGCGTGACGACAGCCTATGCTCTGCTCGAAAAAGGCCACAGCGTCACCGTGTTCGACCGCCATCGCTACGCCGCGATGGAAACCTCCTATGCCAATGGCGGCCAGCTCTCCGCCAGCAATGCCGAAGTCTGGAATCACTGGTCGACGGTGCTGAAGGGCCTCGGCTGGCTGTTCCGCCGCGATGCGCCGCTGTCGTTGAACCTGACGCCGAGCTGGCACAAATATTCCTGGCTTGCCGAATTCGTCGGCAACATCCCACACTATCGCGCCAACACCATTGCGACCACGCGGCTTGCGATCGAGGCGCGTCAGCATCTGCTGGCCATGGCGGAGAAGGCCGGCATTAATTTCGATGTCGAGCAGCGCGGTATTCTGCACATCTACCATGACGAAAAGGACTTTGAGACCGCCTCGAAGTCCAATGCGCTGCTACTGGAAGGTGGTCTGGCGCGTACGGCTGTTTCTGCCGACGAAATCCGCAGCATCGAGCCCGCGCTGAAAGGCAAGTACTTTGGCGGCTTCTTCACGCCGTCGGATTTCACCGGCGACATCCACAAATTCACCCGCGGGTTGATGGCCTACTGCGAGCGCATGGGCGTGACATTCGTCAATGACGCCGACGTATCGAATATCGCTACATCGAATGACGGCATCGATATCGGCTGGTCAAACACAGGCGAAACCCAAATTCACACAGCGCATGTCGATGGCGTCGTGATCTGCGCCGGCGTCGCCAGCCGCCGCCTCGCGGCGATGCTGGGCGATCGCGTCAACGTCTATCCGGTGAAGGGCTATTCCATCACCGTTGAACTCGACGACGAGGACAATCGCCGGGCCGCGCCATGGGTCAGCCTGCTCGATGACAAGGCCAAGATCGTTACCAGCCGTCTCGGCGCCAACCGGTTTCGGGTTGCCGGCACCGCCGAATTCAACGGCGCCAATCGCGACATCCGCGCCGACCGCGTGCAGCCGTTGGTCGACTGGACCCGAAAACTGTTTCCGGGGATCAACACCAGCCGCGTCATTCCCTGGACCGGGCTGCGGCCGATG is drawn from Nitrobacteraceae bacterium AZCC 2146 and contains these coding sequences:
- a CDS encoding fructose-bisphosphate aldolase class II (product_source=KO:K01624; cath_funfam=3.20.20.70; cog=COG0191; ko=KO:K01624; pfam=PF01116; superfamily=51569; tigrfam=TIGR01521): MARITLRQLLDHAAEQGYGVPAFNVNNMEQGLAIMDAAAAVDAPVIIQASRGARSYANDIMLAKMIDALEEMYPQIPLCMHQDHGNEEATCATAIKHGFTSVMMDGSLKADAKTAADYQYNVDITRRVVDIAHWIGASVEGELGVLGSLEHGGGEQEDGHGVEGAVSHDQLLTDPDQAVDFVRATKVDALAIAMGTSHGAYKFSRKPDGDILAMNVVEEIHRRLPNIHLVMHGSSSVPQPLQDMFNEFGGEMPQTWGVPVDEIVRGIRHGVRKVNIDTDCRLAMTSAFRKVAASNKNEFDPRKFLKPAMDAMRDLCRERFEQFGTAGHASKIKVIPLSEMAKRYRSGALDPQIGMAAAAE
- a CDS encoding ribulose-bisphosphate carboxylase small chain (product_source=KO:K01602; cath_funfam=3.30.190.10; cog=COG4451; ko=KO:K01602; pfam=PF00101; smart=SM00961; superfamily=55239): MRVTQGCFSFLPDLTDEQITKQVQYCLEKGWAVNIEFTDDPHPRNNFWEMWGLPMFDLRDAAGVLMELNECRKVYGDRYIRLSAFDSSHGWESVRISFIVNRPKQEPGFRLERHEVNGRNIRYTTKSYAVDRPEGQRYGGS
- a CDS encoding NitT/TauT family transport system substrate-binding protein (product_source=KO:K02051; cath_funfam=3.40.190.10; cleavage_site_network=SignalP-noTM; cog=COG0715; ko=KO:K02051; pfam=PF13379; superfamily=53850; transmembrane_helix_parts=Inside_1_4,TMhelix_5_27,Outside_28_333), coding for MPKRIAVRILFSIVCAFASFGASAAEVAKVRIGLQYGLTYLPVVVAQSAGLFDKSAKAQGLPGLEVELNRFSGSTAMNEALLSNSIDFGTLGTAGALIAWDKTRGRQQIKSIGALTSITYALYTNRANIKSLADFTPNEKIAVPAFNSPQAILLRVAAAKAFGDAAKADALMISLPHPDATAALLSGQVIGGYFATPPFIQVLEKDKRVHEVLKSSSLTSGSNITGATLAGMQNFVDANPRVAQAMLTGLEDAAKLIRDDPKRAAEIYLASEKVQLGVEEVQRILSDGSMTFSASPEGIEAFAKFMLDQGMLTKLPGSWKDVFFPMIGDRKGS
- a CDS encoding hypothetical protein (product_source=Hypo-rule applied) yields the protein MLVQQVKVSDITDENSAQTYLDQAIMTTFCRVLDTSRLSPAVVMRLLATALGATYREVAAAHQDGQCPCGWCPLPAIDIETLRSSLEDAAAPKRADDLHAMPVAGRA
- a CDS encoding putative Rubsico expression protein CbbX (product_source=TIGR02880; cath_funfam=3.40.50.300; cog=COG0464; pfam=PF00004,PF17866; smart=SM00382; superfamily=52540; tigrfam=TIGR02880), producing the protein MNALATADGGGAPVEQIDLRREFNEVGIGEVLDQLDRELIGLKPVKTRIREIASLLMIERIRKRMGLTSEVPTLHMSFTGNPGTGKTTVALRIASILHKLGFVRRGQVVSVTRDELVGQYIGHTAPKTKEILKKAMGGVLFIDEAYYLHRPDNERDYGQEAIEILLQVMESQREDLVVILAGYGDRMDKFFASNPGFRSRIAHHIDFPDYADEELFAIADLMLHEMNYKFTPESRDAFVRYIALRKTQPLFSNARSIRNALDRIRLRQANRLVADLDRVLTADDIMSIEPSDVLASRVFGAIQNP
- a CDS encoding D-amino-acid dehydrogenase (product_source=KO:K00285; cath_funfam=3.30.9.10,3.40.50.720; cog=COG0665; ko=KO:K00285; pfam=PF01266; superfamily=51905), which produces MSHIAVIGAGITGVTTAYALLEKGHSVTVFDRHRYAAMETSYANGGQLSASNAEVWNHWSTVLKGLGWLFRRDAPLSLNLTPSWHKYSWLAEFVGNIPHYRANTIATTRLAIEARQHLLAMAEKAGINFDVEQRGILHIYHDEKDFETASKSNALLLEGGLARTAVSADEIRSIEPALKGKYFGGFFTPSDFTGDIHKFTRGLMAYCERMGVTFVNDADVSNIATSNDGIDIGWSNTGETQIHTAHVDGVVICAGVASRRLAAMLGDRVNVYPVKGYSITVELDDEDNRRAAPWVSLLDDKAKIVTSRLGANRFRVAGTAEFNGANRDIRADRVQPLVDWTRKLFPGINTSRVIPWTGLRPMMPDMMPRVGPGRKPRVFYNTGHGHLGWTLSAATAQIVADQVSVGMPA
- a CDS encoding ribulose-bisphosphate carboxylase large chain (product_source=KO:K01601; cath_funfam=3.20.20.110,3.30.70.150; cog=COG1850; ko=KO:K01601; pfam=PF00016,PF02788; superfamily=51649,54966); translated protein: MNEHTSITVRGKDRYKSGVMEYKKMGYWEPDYVPKDTDIIALFRVTPQDGVDPIEASAAVAGESSTATWTVVWTDRLTAAEKYRAKCYRVDPVPNSPGQYFAYIAYDLDLFENGSIANLSASIIGNVFGFKPLKALRLEDMRLPVAYVKTFQGPATGIVVERERMDKFGRPLLGATVKPKLGLSGRNYGRVVYEALKGGLDFTKDDENINSQPFMHWRERFLYCMEAVNKAQAASGEIKGTYLNVTAGTMEDMYERAEFAKELGSVIIMIDLVIGYTAIQSMAKWARRNDMILHLHRAGHSTYTRQRSHGVSFRVIAKWMRLAGVDHIHAGTVVGKLEGDPATTKGYYDICREDHNPMKLEHGVFFEQDWASLNKLMPVASGGIHAGQMHQLLDHLGEDVILQFGGGTIGHPMGIQAGATANRVALEAMILARNEGRDYLHEGPEILAKAALTCTPLKSALEVWKNVTFNYESTDMPDYVPTPSVAM